A window of the Streptomyces sp. NBC_01351 genome harbors these coding sequences:
- a CDS encoding GAF domain-containing protein: protein MTYYESTGHLLLTPVDREAPARVVRLRELSLGERTDPELDAFARRVSDALDAPYAGVNFIDEERQFFAGLHHTAAAPASGYPARVLPRDHGYCPHVVVRRRALVLEDVRDFARFAGNAVVDESGVRSYVGAPLTDRRGIVLGTVCAVDVVPRRWGTEGLATAKALAAELVGLLHEREDRRA from the coding sequence ATGACCTACTACGAATCGACCGGACACCTGCTGCTCACGCCCGTGGACCGGGAGGCGCCCGCGCGCGTCGTCCGGCTGCGCGAGCTGAGCCTGGGGGAGCGGACCGACCCCGAGCTCGACGCGTTCGCGCGCCGGGTGTCCGACGCCCTCGACGCTCCGTACGCGGGGGTCAACTTCATCGACGAGGAACGGCAGTTCTTCGCCGGCCTGCACCACACGGCCGCCGCCCCGGCGAGCGGCTACCCGGCGCGGGTCCTGCCCCGCGACCACGGCTACTGCCCGCACGTGGTGGTGCGCAGGCGGGCGCTGGTACTGGAGGACGTACGGGACTTCGCGCGCTTCGCGGGCAACGCGGTCGTCGACGAGAGCGGGGTGCGTTCGTACGTGGGCGCGCCGCTCACGGACCGGCGCGGGATCGTCCTGGGCACGGTCTGCGCGGTGGACGTGGTCCCCCGGCGCTGGGGCACGGAGGGTTTGGCCACGGCGAAGGCGCTCGCCGCGGAGCTGGTGGGACTGCTGCACGAGAGGGAGGACCGGCGGGCGTGA
- a CDS encoding helix-turn-helix domain-containing protein: protein MTDLSLAPTRPIGVLRHRKDPMSSQESAKSGRNVSPDLVTGKWLTTDELAGILNVDPSTLRRWRTGRPLQGPPFVPVSDRVTLYNAVDVEHWLRSRRVDPEQAA, encoded by the coding sequence GTGACCGACCTGTCTCTTGCACCGACTCGCCCGATCGGCGTTCTGCGCCATCGCAAGGACCCCATGTCATCCCAAGAATCCGCGAAGAGCGGACGAAACGTTTCCCCCGATCTGGTCACCGGCAAATGGCTAACGACCGATGAACTCGCGGGCATCTTGAACGTCGATCCCTCCACGCTCCGTCGCTGGCGCACTGGCCGCCCCCTGCAAGGGCCGCCGTTCGTCCCTGTGTCCGATCGCGTCACCCTCTACAACGCGGTTGACGTCGAACACTGGCTGCGCAGTCGCCGGGTCGATCCCGAACAGGCGGCCTGA
- a CDS encoding tyrosine-type recombinase/integrase has protein sequence MAIATPTAAVEAVPIGVRLTADVEYRPNRPSPYRARVRWWDPETKSRKSISEAKETEDEAQEWISALVEAAQAGINPSLATMPLADYGTANMDLALRGLELKTLDPYMAGWRLRVVPSLGHLPVRMITNGAVDRTVYRWIADELSRSTVKNTIAVLVRVMEQAVRDGLIKVNPARVSGWQRQYQQVEDELNDPRALSLPDWETLQALVKALVARSYGQYQGWGDVVTFAASTAARIGEVSGVRVKDIDIDNWIWTVRRQTTPARGGLVDKATKGKRARKVPLIEEVRPMVAQRLLAVGNDPDARIFFGPRGGRISTAVLRDATHWDDVVTELGFEHLRRHDLRHTGLTWFADAGVPLHVLRKIAGHGSLTTTQRYLHPDAGQITAAGAALSAHLMVLRAPRSLPVTAVTAV, from the coding sequence ATGGCGATAGCGACACCCACCGCCGCTGTCGAAGCCGTTCCGATCGGGGTCCGTCTCACCGCTGATGTCGAGTACCGGCCCAATCGCCCTTCGCCCTACCGGGCACGCGTGCGCTGGTGGGACCCCGAGACCAAGTCCCGCAAGTCCATCTCTGAGGCCAAGGAGACCGAGGACGAAGCTCAGGAGTGGATCTCGGCCCTGGTCGAGGCCGCCCAGGCCGGCATCAACCCGTCGCTTGCCACCATGCCGTTGGCCGACTACGGCACCGCGAACATGGACCTCGCGCTTCGAGGGCTGGAACTCAAGACGCTCGACCCCTATATGGCCGGTTGGCGTCTGCGCGTAGTGCCCTCCCTCGGGCACCTGCCGGTTCGGATGATCACCAACGGTGCCGTGGACCGTACCGTCTACCGGTGGATCGCAGACGAGCTCAGCCGCTCCACGGTGAAGAACACCATCGCCGTCCTCGTGCGTGTCATGGAGCAGGCCGTTCGCGATGGGCTCATCAAGGTCAACCCTGCCCGGGTCAGTGGCTGGCAGCGCCAGTACCAGCAGGTCGAGGACGAGCTGAACGACCCACGCGCACTCTCTCTGCCCGACTGGGAGACCCTGCAGGCCCTCGTCAAGGCCCTGGTCGCTCGCTCATACGGCCAGTACCAGGGCTGGGGCGACGTGGTCACTTTCGCCGCATCCACGGCAGCCCGCATCGGTGAGGTCTCCGGAGTCCGCGTCAAGGACATCGACATTGACAACTGGATCTGGACCGTACGACGGCAGACCACCCCCGCGCGAGGCGGGCTCGTCGACAAGGCCACCAAGGGAAAGCGCGCCCGCAAGGTACCCCTCATCGAAGAGGTACGGCCGATGGTGGCCCAACGCCTGCTGGCCGTCGGCAATGACCCCGATGCCCGGATCTTCTTCGGACCGCGTGGCGGTCGCATCTCCACCGCGGTCCTGCGCGACGCCACTCACTGGGATGACGTCGTCACGGAACTCGGCTTCGAACACCTTCGACGACACGACCTGCGCCACACCGGGCTGACCTGGTTCGCCGACGCAGGCGTCCCCCTGCATGTCCTGCGCAAGATCGCTGGACACGGCTCGCTGACCACCACTCAGCGCTACCTGCACCCCGACGCCGGCCAGATCACGGCAGCTGGTGCCGCGCTGTCTGCGCACCTCATGGTGCTCCGTGCACCTCGTTCGCTGCCAGTCACGGCCGTTACCGCCGTCTGA
- a CDS encoding cation:proton antiporter, protein MLLVAVFGVALLVAVLLSGLAARTVLSTSLLFLLGGALVSDGFLGLIHITPDSEIVAVTADLALFAVLFTDGMHVSFPKLRENWKNPARALGLGMPLAMVGMALATHYIAGLDWTTSFLVGAVLAPTDPVFASAIVGRKEVPAKLRQLLNVESGINDGLALPVVLILIAAAGPTASHSKTSIGSIALELGLGLAFGIVLPLVVAGLVRLRLLGAEPKLQPLLPLATGIILYGLCHLTHANPYLAAFSAGAVLATVSPEPKAAFEPLGESLAELAKFAALLVFGALLTPQLFGDLSAGGYVAVLLAIFLIRPASLLLSLLGTRLERREKLVAAWFGPKGFASVVYGLLVLQAGIPQGEQAYTLIAVCIAFSIIAHSSTDVPVARLFHVEDIAGIPGGEQDRRTVPSQESAHVRA, encoded by the coding sequence ATGCTTCTCGTCGCCGTCTTCGGTGTGGCGCTGCTGGTTGCGGTGCTGTTGTCCGGGCTCGCCGCCCGCACCGTGCTCTCCACGTCACTGCTCTTCCTTCTGGGAGGCGCCCTCGTCAGTGACGGCTTCCTCGGCCTGATCCACATCACCCCCGACAGCGAAATCGTCGCCGTGACCGCGGATCTGGCCCTGTTCGCCGTGCTGTTCACGGACGGCATGCACGTCTCGTTCCCCAAGCTTCGGGAGAACTGGAAGAACCCGGCCCGCGCACTGGGACTCGGCATGCCCCTGGCCATGGTGGGCATGGCCCTGGCCACCCACTACATCGCCGGGCTGGACTGGACGACCTCCTTCCTCGTCGGCGCGGTCCTGGCACCGACCGACCCGGTGTTCGCCTCCGCCATCGTGGGGCGGAAGGAAGTCCCTGCCAAGCTTCGACAGCTGCTGAACGTCGAGAGCGGCATCAACGACGGGCTGGCGCTTCCGGTCGTCCTCATCCTCATCGCCGCCGCCGGCCCGACGGCCTCCCACTCCAAGACGTCGATCGGGTCGATCGCCCTGGAGCTCGGCCTCGGCCTCGCGTTCGGTATCGTCCTGCCGCTGGTGGTGGCCGGCCTCGTGCGACTGAGGCTGCTGGGAGCCGAGCCCAAGCTCCAGCCGCTGCTGCCACTCGCCACCGGCATCATTCTCTATGGGCTCTGCCACCTCACCCACGCCAACCCCTACCTCGCGGCGTTCTCCGCGGGCGCGGTCCTCGCCACGGTGTCGCCGGAGCCCAAGGCCGCCTTCGAACCGCTGGGCGAGTCTCTGGCGGAGCTGGCGAAGTTCGCTGCGCTCCTGGTCTTCGGCGCTCTCCTGACGCCTCAGCTGTTCGGCGACCTGTCCGCGGGCGGGTACGTCGCGGTACTTCTGGCCATCTTCCTGATCCGGCCCGCATCGCTGCTGCTGTCGCTGCTCGGGACCCGGCTGGAGCGCCGGGAGAAGCTCGTCGCCGCCTGGTTCGGCCCCAAGGGCTTCGCCTCGGTCGTCTACGGACTGCTCGTGCTCCAGGCGGGTATCCCCCAGGGCGAGCAGGCATACACCCTCATCGCCGTCTGCATCGCCTTCTCGATCATCGCCCACAGCAGCACCGACGTCCCGGTGGCCCGGCTGTTCCACGTCGAGGACATCGCGGGAATCCCCGGCGGCGAGCAGGATCGCCGCACCGTACCCTCCCAGGAGTCCGCTCATGTCCGCGCGTGA
- a CDS encoding CBS domain-containing protein, producing MSARDLAAPYPCVTTADSADDAVRLLVAHSLPALLVLDTNGMPRAVVPVSQLVRQLVPDAAVEDPLRAAVLRDEHSAQQFAGLVGLTVAEWLPRHGFRAQCVGPDATVARIAEVMARKGTPLVPVIERVDDDDVRMLGVVSADAVLHHLLAASSDTGTTGTPPRAPRPRPAAQHDPQLLLRSSGQGS from the coding sequence ATGTCCGCGCGTGACCTCGCCGCCCCCTACCCGTGCGTGACGACCGCCGACAGCGCTGACGACGCCGTCCGCCTGCTGGTCGCGCACAGCCTCCCGGCTCTGCTCGTCCTGGACACGAACGGCATGCCGCGCGCGGTGGTTCCGGTGTCCCAACTCGTGCGCCAGCTGGTGCCAGATGCGGCGGTGGAGGATCCGCTTCGTGCCGCCGTCCTCCGTGACGAGCACTCCGCGCAGCAGTTCGCCGGTCTGGTGGGGCTGACTGTCGCCGAGTGGTTGCCCCGACACGGCTTCCGCGCGCAGTGTGTGGGACCGGACGCGACCGTCGCGCGGATCGCGGAGGTCATGGCGCGCAAGGGCACCCCTCTCGTGCCCGTCATAGAACGCGTCGACGATGACGACGTCCGGATGCTGGGGGTCGTATCGGCGGACGCCGTACTGCACCATCTCCTCGCCGCCTCATCCGACACCGGCACCACCGGGACCCCGCCTCGAGCACCTCGCCCGAGACCTGCTGCCCAACACGATCCGCAACTGCTCCTACGGTCGTCCGGTCAAGGATCCTGA
- a CDS encoding PucR family transcriptional regulator produces MGERTVERTAAEEYLAGYRKILLDACATGRRLTRDEIEERRAEGVQAAEAGLALRELVRAHLAEARTAQGALPARSRDQLLTVVEQAVDAFAEGYERAQRLAVRQEEAARREFIDDLLYGGADLGRLAERAERFGLRLSQAHAVAVAIGPEPYGDGYPVARGIETAVLARFGDQSTLLTTKDGRLICVAPGDKPDVLAFFAKQAYAATDGGRVAVGRSHPGPGGVVHSYQEALNALDLADRMALDDPVLHAADLLVYPVLARDRQAMADLVESTLGPLQQARGGAQPLIDTLTAYFDSGCVAVEAARRLSLSVRALTYRLERIQTLTHIDPGEPSHRYTLQTAVIGARLLGWPAKE; encoded by the coding sequence ATGGGGGAGCGCACGGTGGAGCGGACGGCTGCGGAGGAGTATCTGGCGGGATACAGAAAGATCCTGCTGGACGCCTGTGCCACCGGCCGCCGGCTCACCCGGGACGAGATCGAAGAGCGGCGGGCCGAGGGTGTGCAGGCGGCCGAAGCCGGCCTTGCGCTGCGAGAACTCGTCCGCGCCCACCTCGCCGAGGCGCGAACGGCGCAGGGTGCGCTGCCTGCCAGGAGCCGCGACCAGTTGCTGACCGTCGTCGAGCAGGCCGTCGACGCGTTCGCCGAAGGATATGAGCGGGCCCAAAGGCTCGCGGTGCGACAAGAGGAAGCCGCTCGGCGGGAGTTCATCGACGACCTCCTGTACGGCGGCGCCGACTTGGGCCGCCTCGCCGAACGCGCTGAGAGGTTCGGGCTGCGACTGTCACAGGCCCACGCGGTGGCGGTGGCCATAGGCCCGGAGCCGTATGGTGACGGCTATCCGGTCGCGCGCGGCATCGAGACCGCCGTCCTGGCCCGGTTCGGCGACCAGAGCACGCTCCTCACCACCAAGGACGGACGGCTCATCTGCGTGGCGCCGGGAGACAAGCCGGATGTTCTGGCGTTCTTCGCCAAGCAGGCGTATGCCGCAACAGACGGCGGCCGGGTTGCCGTCGGCCGCTCCCATCCAGGACCCGGTGGTGTCGTCCACTCCTATCAAGAGGCTCTGAACGCCCTCGACCTGGCGGACCGCATGGCACTGGATGACCCGGTGCTGCATGCCGCCGATCTGTTGGTCTACCCGGTGCTGGCGCGGGACCGGCAGGCCATGGCCGATCTGGTGGAGAGTACGCTCGGCCCGCTTCAGCAGGCTCGGGGTGGTGCGCAGCCCCTGATCGACACCCTCACCGCCTACTTCGACAGCGGCTGCGTGGCGGTGGAGGCAGCCCGAAGGCTCTCCCTCAGTGTGCGAGCCCTGACGTATCGTCTCGAGCGCATCCAGACCCTGACACACATCGACCCGGGTGAGCCGTCTCACCGCTACACCCTTCAGACGGCTGTCATCGGAGCCAGGTTGCTGGGGTGGCCGGCGAAGGAGTAG
- a CDS encoding GTP-binding protein, whose amino-acid sequence MAYASDCDTPATAPVTLKILVAGGFGAGKTTFVGAVSEIEPLSTEELLSDLGADDDPLYGVEGKSTTTVALDFGRITLDEQHVLYLFGTPGQHRFWFLWEEMCAGALGAVVLADTRRLADCFPAVDFFERRGIAFVLAVNEFDEAHRYAPDEVREAVGLGPEVPVVRCDARLTSSGTGTLAALVRHLLCLSNESGEPP is encoded by the coding sequence ATGGCCTACGCAAGCGACTGTGACACCCCGGCGACCGCGCCCGTGACCTTGAAGATCCTGGTCGCGGGCGGGTTCGGCGCGGGCAAGACCACCTTCGTGGGCGCGGTGAGCGAGATCGAGCCGCTGAGCACGGAGGAGCTGCTCAGCGACCTGGGCGCGGACGACGACCCGCTGTACGGCGTCGAGGGGAAGTCCACGACCACCGTCGCACTCGACTTCGGCCGGATCACCCTGGACGAGCAGCACGTCCTCTACCTCTTCGGCACGCCCGGCCAACACCGCTTCTGGTTCCTGTGGGAGGAGATGTGCGCGGGCGCCCTAGGGGCCGTGGTGCTCGCCGACACGCGCCGGCTCGCCGACTGCTTCCCCGCCGTGGACTTCTTCGAGCGGCGCGGGATCGCCTTCGTCCTCGCCGTCAACGAGTTCGACGAGGCCCACCGCTACGCGCCCGACGAGGTCCGCGAGGCGGTGGGGCTCGGGCCCGAGGTGCCCGTCGTACGGTGCGACGCGCGCCTGACCAGCTCCGGGACGGGCACGCTCGCCGCCCTCGTCCGCCATCTGCTGTGCCTGTCCAACGAGTCGGGGGAACCGCCATGA
- a CDS encoding NAD-binding protein, whose protein sequence is MVVCGDDGLAHRLAAELEGVYREHVTLVTPPSSASQAGTRNGEGRELARRFLWWVPAARSRPAPSPDNPPAAQGIRFFEATEPDEDVLIAAGVVSAAALALVYEDDETNVRAALVARRLNPRLRLVIRLYNRKLGQHLEQLLDQASIVAEPGIDLRDLDSSTTVLSDADTAAPALAATAVAGTSKVVQADGLLLRAVERTPPGRGQVADPGLCTLALLSATTSDPAGSEGSEASGSEGPQLLPDASAVAAATGRGIIALETVTHEGPVPAARRLSTTTPPMGSIFSKRLRWSLAGLVAAVGALTVAGWWVTGDHPLHAAYMILLDIFAINDPAVDDQTGRQILQILAGLTGMLLLPILVAAALEALGSFRTAGALRRPPRGLTGHVVLLGLGKIGTRVLARLRELHIPVVCVEADPDARGVALARTLRVPVVLGDVTEEGVLETARIHKAQALLALTSSDTTNLEAVLYARSVRSDVRVALRLYDDDFATAVYRTLRTAHPEALTRSRSVTHLAAPAFAGAMMGRQILGAIPVERRVLVFAAVEVTGHRELEGRTVAESFRPGAWRVIALDTAAPEERRPDLASTPDGDRDSFPGLVWDLHPGYVLKAQDRVVIAATRRGLAELLGRRSSPVTGT, encoded by the coding sequence ATGGTGGTCTGCGGCGACGACGGGCTGGCCCACCGACTGGCTGCGGAACTCGAGGGCGTCTACCGCGAGCACGTGACCCTCGTGACCCCGCCGAGCAGTGCCTCACAGGCCGGCACCCGCAACGGAGAGGGCCGCGAGCTCGCCCGGCGCTTCCTCTGGTGGGTTCCGGCCGCCCGCAGCCGACCCGCCCCGTCCCCGGACAACCCCCCGGCCGCGCAGGGCATCCGGTTCTTCGAGGCAACGGAACCGGACGAAGACGTACTGATCGCGGCCGGCGTGGTGAGCGCCGCCGCCCTCGCACTCGTCTACGAGGACGACGAGACCAACGTTCGAGCCGCACTGGTGGCGCGTCGGCTCAACCCCAGGCTGCGACTGGTAATCCGGCTGTACAACCGCAAGCTGGGCCAGCATCTGGAACAACTGCTGGACCAGGCGTCGATCGTCGCGGAGCCCGGTATCGACCTGCGGGACCTGGACTCGTCGACCACCGTGCTGTCGGACGCCGACACAGCGGCACCCGCCCTGGCCGCGACAGCCGTCGCGGGGACCAGCAAGGTGGTGCAGGCGGACGGACTGCTGCTGCGTGCCGTGGAACGCACACCGCCGGGCCGAGGACAGGTAGCCGATCCGGGCCTGTGCACCCTGGCGTTGCTGTCCGCCACCACGAGCGACCCCGCGGGCAGCGAAGGCTCGGAAGCCAGCGGGAGCGAAGGGCCCCAACTACTCCCCGACGCCAGCGCGGTGGCCGCAGCGACCGGCCGCGGCATCATCGCACTGGAGACCGTCACCCACGAAGGGCCCGTGCCGGCCGCGCGTCGGCTGAGCACGACGACGCCTCCCATGGGATCGATCTTCTCCAAGCGGCTTCGCTGGTCGCTGGCCGGACTCGTGGCCGCCGTCGGCGCCCTGACCGTCGCGGGGTGGTGGGTCACCGGAGACCATCCCCTGCACGCCGCCTACATGATCCTGCTGGACATCTTCGCGATCAACGATCCCGCCGTCGACGATCAAACCGGAAGACAGATCCTCCAAATCCTCGCCGGCCTGACCGGAATGCTTCTCCTTCCGATCCTGGTGGCGGCAGCCCTGGAGGCATTGGGCTCCTTCCGCACCGCGGGTGCGCTCCGGCGTCCGCCCCGGGGCCTGACGGGGCACGTGGTCCTCCTCGGGCTGGGCAAGATCGGAACGCGTGTCCTGGCCCGGCTGCGCGAACTGCACATCCCCGTGGTGTGCGTGGAAGCGGACCCGGACGCACGCGGAGTCGCCCTCGCCCGAACCCTGCGCGTACCGGTCGTCCTGGGCGATGTCACCGAGGAAGGGGTCCTGGAGACCGCCCGCATCCACAAGGCCCAGGCTCTGCTCGCCCTGACCAGCTCCGACACCACCAACCTCGAAGCCGTGCTGTACGCCCGATCCGTACGGTCCGACGTACGCGTAGCTCTGCGCCTGTACGACGACGACTTCGCGACCGCCGTGTACCGCACCCTTCGCACGGCCCACCCCGAGGCCCTCACCCGCAGCCGCAGCGTCACCCACCTCGCGGCGCCCGCCTTCGCCGGAGCGATGATGGGCCGGCAGATCCTGGGGGCCATACCCGTGGAACGCCGCGTCCTGGTGTTCGCCGCGGTGGAGGTGACCGGCCACCGAGAGCTCGAAGGAAGGACCGTCGCGGAGTCCTTCCGGCCGGGGGCCTGGCGCGTCATCGCCCTCGACACCGCGGCTCCCGAGGAGCGGCGCCCGGACCTGGCATCGACGCCGGACGGTGACCGCGACTCCTTCCCGGGCCTCGTCTGGGATCTCCACCCCGGCTACGTCCTTAAGGCTCAGGACCGCGTGGTGATCGCAGCCACGCGGCGCGGTCTCGCGGAACTCCTCGGACGCCGGAGCAGCCCGGTGACGGGCACATGA
- a CDS encoding PGPGW domain-containing protein — MPERRIGAILAAAGALLTLAGAVMYLLPGPGFHVLVIGLAALVTGLVMAAAGHRR, encoded by the coding sequence ATGCCCGAACGACGCATCGGAGCCATCCTGGCCGCCGCGGGAGCGCTCCTGACGTTGGCCGGGGCAGTGATGTACCTCCTGCCCGGCCCGGGCTTTCACGTCCTCGTTATTGGCCTTGCCGCCCTGGTCACCGGTCTCGTGATGGCCGCGGCCGGCCACCGGCGCTGA
- a CDS encoding MmcQ/YjbR family DNA-binding protein yields the protein MATTAQDVRTIALSLPDSSEKLAWGMPTFRVSGKIFVSLADDDTSIGVKCPKEDRAELIEAEPEKFFVREGHDDNYAWLRVRLAAVQDTHELRAILTDSWLQAAPKRLAAAHPELTAGDRG from the coding sequence ATGGCCACGACCGCACAGGACGTCCGCACGATCGCGCTGTCGCTCCCGGACAGCAGCGAAAAGCTCGCCTGGGGCATGCCGACCTTCCGGGTGAGCGGGAAGATCTTCGTGTCCCTGGCCGACGACGACACGTCGATCGGGGTGAAATGCCCGAAAGAGGACCGGGCGGAGCTGATCGAGGCGGAGCCGGAGAAGTTCTTCGTGCGTGAGGGCCACGACGACAACTACGCCTGGCTCCGGGTCCGCCTGGCGGCGGTGCAGGACACGCACGAGCTGCGCGCCATCCTGACCGACTCCTGGCTCCAGGCCGCCCCGAAACGGCTGGCCGCCGCCCACCCGGAGCTGACCGCCGGCGACAGGGGCTGA